One Ranitomeya variabilis isolate aRanVar5 chromosome 5, aRanVar5.hap1, whole genome shotgun sequence DNA window includes the following coding sequences:
- the LOC143776613 gene encoding SLC35A4 upstream microprotein: MADDKDSPKLKDLVFLKNQLAGLQRKLENEVQAGVSQEGTLLSSPFLKGFLAGYIVSKLRASAFLGFVVGTCTGIYAAQAYAVPNVEKTIKDYLSSLRKGPD, translated from the exons GATTCCCCAAAACTAAAGGACCTTGTGTTTCTCAAAAATCAGCTAGCAGGCCTGCAACGTAAACTGGAGAACGAAGTACAGGCCGGAGTATCTCAG GAAGGCACTCTTCTCAGCTCTCCATTTCTCAAGGGATTCCTCGCTGGCTATATCGTTTCCAAACTCAGGGCTTCTGCTTTCCTCGGTTTTGTGGTGGGAACGTGCACAGGAATCTATGCTGCCCAAGCCTATGCAGTACCCAACGTGGAGAAGACGATCAAGGACTACCTTAGTTCTTTAAGAAAAGGACCGGATTAG
- the SLC35A4 gene encoding putative UDP-sugar transporter protein SLC35A4, protein MFVTNMGPEESLRSSAGEMLRGALWGLMLVVSVVIYGSHAPLISLCRVGGQIPFSSSSVVLLIELSKLMISGVMLLIWDRRSMQLPVPWRLAIPYALPAVLYGSNNNLVVHMQHFMDPSSFQVLSNLKIVSTAVMYSIFLRQHLSIRKWLALSLLTSAGVVYSYGGIQDLEEQASDPHLYISQPGLLLMVVYCLISGLSAVYTEVTLKAQKIPLNLQNIFLYSFGIIVNFLLHFTGSHRGGFLDGFSIWVWLIIISQALNGLIMSAVMKHSSNLTRLFIISFSMLVNGLLSYLLLQLWLTPLFFIAVLLIGFAVYLFYGIT, encoded by the coding sequence ATGTTTGTCACTAATATGGGACCTGAGGAATCCTTGCGTTCCTCTGCCGGTGAGATGCTCAGGGGGGCACTCTGGGGACTAATGCTAGTGGTCTCTGTAGTCATTTATGGCTCTCATGCTCCTCTGATATCCTTGTGCAGAGTTGGAGGACAGATTCCCTTCAGTTCCTCTTCGGTAGTCCTTCTAATTGAATTATCCAAGCTGATGATATCTGGGGTGATGCTTCTGATCTGGGATCGCAGGTCCATGCAGTTACCAGTCCCATGGCGACTGGCTATTCCTTATGCTCTGCCTGCCGTCCTGTATGGCAGTAATAATAATTTGGTGGTTCACATGCAGCACTTCATGGACCCCAGCAGTTTCCAAGTCTTGAGTAACTTAAAGATTGTCAGTACTGCTGTGATGTACAGCATCTTCCTACGTCAGCATCTCTCCATCAGAAAGTGGCTTGCCCTGTCCTTACTGACCTCAGCGGGGGTGGTTTACAGCTATGGTGGCATTCAAGATCTAGAGGAACAAGCCTCCGACCCTCACCTATACATCAGCCAGCCAGGTCTCCTCCTCATGGTGGTCTACTGCCTGATTTCTGGACTGTCTGCAGTTTACACCGAGGTGACACTGAAGGCTCAGAAAATCCCATTAAACCTACAGAACATTTTCTTATATTCGTTCGGTATAATTGTGAACTTTCTGCTTCACTTTACGGGAAGTCACCGCGGTGGTTTTCTAGATGGCTTCTCCATTTGGGTTTGGCTTATCATCATAAGCCAGGCACTCAATGGCTTGATTATGTCTGCCGTAATGAAGCACAGCAGTAACCTCACCAGACTGTTCATCATTTCCTTCTCCATGCTTGTAAATGGACTGTTATCTTACCTGCTGCTCCAGCTCTGGCTCACTCCACTGTTCTTTATTGCAGTTCTTCTCATTGGCTTTGCTGTCTATTTGTTCTATGGCATCACATGA